Proteins encoded within one genomic window of uncultured Desulfobacter sp.:
- a CDS encoding sulfotransferase, which produces MGNTNETKAQANIACRELWQAVLEHRAGDVAALCTAWSGQVPENRQSIALLAPILGNPSPLQEILTRLNEREQSATGWESLFFGLARANLNQPGRALHLIDRASEFEPCRPQALALLAGLYLLLDQRDMVEENLREGLSLDGGIGEFHLVRARLLLRDRNYEQAEAEMALATKKGCFSVLNQARFELELLMARDRQSEAIATAVRLLREGDAWLGRDAVVSLGLEVLIACSALDEADNYLDQALKQDPGNLVLLSHRVEIALLTGRFRVAAHAVGQALAQDQDNIQMLHKKAAMAGRGISHDQSLKALDRIVELTRDFPEPDRAVYLSVYGDIYLDQEDLEQAEVAYNNALAVDEKCIPALAGLSHALTILGRLEEAGTIQDKIYRIAPVRAMQLMINADRIPEREELLEHMKKMAGNPSVQLPMRAALNLSLAKVWQKRGNHETAMEYADKANEIVRTFVSYDPKNEARHVDRIMARMSGAFFDNRKGYGTDCRLPIYILGMPRSGTTLVEQIIGGHTKVFPGGELGMIPAMWRKLTLWEHRMGSPYRNMPDCVLDLTLEQSRKFADKVEGEYRELMPEGAPETHITDKLPHNFKNIGLIKLLYPKAKIIYCRRSPGGIALSNYFTDYKARHGGMGFAYHKEWIGKEIANCHRLMAHWTKIFNGEIHIIDYDELVENSGPVIRKMFSYLELDWEEKVMAFSTLQRPVKTASVTQVRQPMYTSSKDRWRHYETGLQPVFAAFDSRSADHEPEPLPLPRHEPGLFFQGMDLLQAGRNAEAESAFKELLEFYPRHAAAMHMLGAAYSNQGKIQPAHQCMKRSIQLHPGNHTWYGNLAIILDHMRRPEEAAEMREKGKKISRHNGYIPGPYPVSTR; this is translated from the coding sequence ATGGGCAATACAAACGAAACAAAAGCCCAGGCAAACATTGCCTGCCGGGAACTCTGGCAGGCGGTTCTGGAACACCGCGCCGGGGATGTGGCAGCCTTGTGCACGGCATGGTCCGGCCAGGTTCCGGAGAACAGGCAATCAATAGCGTTGTTGGCCCCAATATTAGGCAACCCCTCCCCCCTGCAGGAAATCCTGACCAGGCTCAATGAACGGGAACAGAGCGCCACAGGCTGGGAGTCCCTGTTTTTCGGACTGGCGCGAGCCAATCTGAACCAGCCCGGCCGGGCGTTGCATTTAATTGACAGGGCCTCGGAATTCGAACCCTGCCGACCCCAGGCCCTGGCCCTTCTGGCCGGGCTCTACCTGTTGCTCGACCAGCGCGATATGGTGGAAGAAAATTTGCGGGAAGGCCTGTCCCTGGACGGAGGAATCGGTGAATTTCACCTGGTCCGGGCGCGACTGCTTCTGCGGGATCGGAATTATGAGCAGGCAGAAGCTGAAATGGCCTTGGCCACAAAAAAGGGATGTTTTTCCGTTCTGAATCAGGCCAGATTTGAGCTGGAACTGCTCATGGCCAGGGACCGGCAGTCCGAAGCCATTGCCACGGCGGTCCGGCTGCTGCGGGAAGGAGACGCCTGGCTGGGCCGGGATGCGGTGGTGTCCCTGGGGCTGGAGGTATTGATTGCCTGCAGCGCCCTGGACGAAGCGGACAATTACCTGGACCAGGCCCTGAAACAAGACCCCGGCAATCTTGTTCTGCTCTCCCACCGGGTGGAAATCGCCCTTCTGACCGGCCGGTTCCGGGTGGCAGCCCATGCTGTGGGCCAGGCTTTGGCCCAGGATCAAGACAACATACAGATGCTCCATAAAAAGGCGGCCATGGCAGGCCGGGGCATCAGCCATGACCAGTCCCTCAAGGCCCTTGACCGGATTGTTGAACTGACCCGGGATTTTCCTGAACCGGACCGCGCTGTTTATCTGTCCGTATACGGCGACATTTACCTGGACCAGGAGGACCTGGAACAGGCGGAGGTTGCCTATAACAATGCCCTGGCCGTGGATGAAAAATGTATTCCGGCCCTGGCCGGTCTTTCCCATGCGCTGACCATTCTTGGCCGCCTGGAAGAGGCCGGGACAATACAGGACAAGATATATCGCATCGCTCCGGTGCGGGCCATGCAATTGATGATCAATGCGGACCGTATCCCGGAACGGGAAGAATTGCTGGAACATATGAAAAAAATGGCAGGAAATCCGTCTGTCCAACTGCCCATGCGCGCCGCCCTGAATCTTTCCCTGGCAAAGGTTTGGCAGAAGCGGGGAAACCATGAGACAGCTATGGAGTATGCAGATAAGGCCAATGAGATTGTCAGGACATTTGTTTCCTATGACCCTAAAAACGAAGCCCGCCATGTGGACCGGATCATGGCCCGCATGTCAGGGGCGTTTTTCGACAACCGGAAAGGCTATGGCACAGACTGTCGCCTGCCCATATATATTCTTGGCATGCCGCGTTCCGGGACTACCCTGGTGGAGCAGATCATCGGGGGGCATACCAAAGTGTTTCCGGGCGGTGAACTGGGGATGATCCCCGCCATGTGGCGAAAACTGACGCTCTGGGAACACCGGATGGGGTCACCTTACCGCAACATGCCTGACTGCGTATTGGATCTAACCTTGGAGCAGAGCCGGAAATTTGCGGATAAAGTTGAAGGAGAATACCGGGAGCTCATGCCAGAAGGCGCGCCGGAAACGCATATCACCGACAAATTGCCCCACAATTTCAAAAATATCGGTCTGATAAAACTGCTTTATCCCAAAGCAAAAATCATCTATTGCCGCCGCAGTCCGGGGGGGATTGCCCTGTCCAACTATTTCACGGATTATAAGGCCCGGCACGGGGGAATGGGATTTGCCTATCACAAAGAATGGATCGGAAAGGAGATCGCCAATTGCCATCGCCTCATGGCCCACTGGACCAAGATATTCAATGGTGAAATTCATATTATTGACTATGACGAGCTGGTTGAAAATTCCGGACCGGTCATCCGGAAGATGTTCTCGTATCTGGAATTGGATTGGGAAGAGAAGGTGATGGCCTTTTCCACCCTGCAACGCCCGGTAAAGACCGCATCGGTAACACAGGTCAGGCAGCCCATGTATACCAGTTCCAAAGATAGATGGCGGCATTATGAAACTGGTCTGCAACCTGTATTCGCAGCCTTTGATTCACGCAGTGCAGACCATGAACCTGAACCGCTTCCTTTGCCGCGCCATGAACCCGGCCTGTTTTTTCAAGGGATGGACCTGCTTCAGGCCGGAAGAAATGCCGAAGCTGAATCCGCTTTTAAGGAACTTCTGGAATTTTATCCCCGCCACGCGGCAGCCATGCATATGCTGGGCGCCGCCTATTCCAACCAGGGCAAAATCCAGCCCGCCCACCAATGCATGAAACGCTCCATCCAGCTCCATCCGGGCAACCACACCTGGTACGGCAACCTGGCAATTATCCTGGACCATATGCGAAGACCGGAGGAAGCTGCTGAAATGAGGGAAAAGGGAAAAAAGATTTCAAGGCACAACGGTTACATTCCCGGACCCTATCCTGTATCAACCCGATGA